The segment CGTTGGCTTACCGTTGCTCTGTGACCAGCAGCTGGCTGGCCATTTCCATCTCCAGCGCCGTCATGTGGTGCTCGGCGTCTCGCATGTGTTCTGTCATCAGCTGGCGGACCCGCTCGGTGTTCTCATCTCGAAAGGCAGTGATCAGTTCACCGTGATAATGCTGATTGGCTTGATCGAACTGCTTGCGCTCCGGCAGGTAGGCCTTCTTGATCACGACCAGCTCATGCAGCATGTCATTGAGGAACTGGCACATGAAGCTCAATAGCGGGTTGGGGCAGGCGCGTGCCAGCACCTGATGAAATTCCAGTTCCAGGAAACGCTGCCGACGTTGGTCTTCCTCTTCATGAGGATGGCAGCTGCATTCACCGACGTTGTACTCAAGCGCGGTGAAGTCATCCTCACTGAGCAGGCCCACCACCGAGGCGGCCATCTCGACCTCCAGTAAGCGTCGCAGCTGATAGACCTGTGCTCCATTCAATGTCTTGAAGTGCAGAAAACTTCGCAGCATGCGGCTGGCGGGTTCCATGCCTGGCGCATTCAGAATGGCGCCCCCATTGGGGCCGGTCTTGAGGGTGATCAGGCCCTCGACTTCCAGAATCATCAGCGCCTCGCGCAGAGTCCCCTTGGCGCAGCCATAAAGCGCCATCAGTGCTTTCTCGTTGGGCAGGCGATCGCCCTCGCTCAAACCATCGCGCACGATGGAGCGCCGCAGATCATCACTGATCAATTCGGCCAGTTTCTGGCGGCGTGGCGCTCCCGAGAGGGAGGGTGCCTGTGAAGAGATTGGCGGCATGGTGTGTCCTGAAAGGGTCTATCAATCTATTTATTCGTATAAATAAGATTTAGTCGCCCTACGTGAAGCTGTCAACTACCGCTGACTGCCTCATGGCACTGAAGCTTGCGGTGATCATCGCTTTCTGAATTGCTCTCGACTGTTCGCTACCTTCACCACTGAAGTCAATTTATGAGTCTATGCTAATTGAGATGGGTTGAGTTCGAGGTCGCGTTCATGTTGCAGTGCGGGAGATCGCACTGAAACGATCTCAATCGCGCGCCTTTCCGCAATCGCAAGGAGGTAGCATGGACAAGCAATCTCTCATATCCACCCCTGGTGCTCGTATTGTCATCGTCGGGGGTGGTGCTGGCGGTCTTGAGTTGGCGGTCCGACTGGCCAGGGCTGGCCATGACGACGTGGTGCTGGTGGACCGACAGACCACGCATGTCTGGAAGCCCAGGTTGCATGAAGTCGCCGCAGGATTGGGGCGTCGTCACGTCGATGCACTGGGTTATGCCGGCTTGGCGGAGACCTGGGGCTTTCGTTTTGAATGCGGCACGCTCGAGTCGATCGATGTGGAGCATCAGCAGATCACGCTTGCCTCTATCCATGGCCCTATCAGCGAGTGCTCAATAGACGGCCAGTCTCGTGCCCTGCCACAAGACACCAGGATCGAGGTGCCGTCTCGCGTACTGGACTATCGGCAACTGGTGTTGGCGCTTGGCGGCGTGACGCCCGACATGGGCGTTGAAGGTGTGCTGGAGCATGCCTGTCTACTGGACACGCCTGAGGATGCAGAGCGCATTGCTGAGCGCTACTCGCGGGGTCTGCTGGCGCATCACGTCAGACACGGC is part of the Cobetia sp. L2A1 genome and harbors:
- a CDS encoding FadR/GntR family transcriptional regulator, with product MPPISSQAPSLSGAPRRQKLAELISDDLRRSIVRDGLSEGDRLPNEKALMALYGCAKGTLREALMILEVEGLITLKTGPNGGAILNAPGMEPASRMLRSFLHFKTLNGAQVYQLRRLLEVEMAASVVGLLSEDDFTALEYNVGECSCHPHEEEDQRRQRFLELEFHQVLARACPNPLLSFMCQFLNDMLHELVVIKKAYLPERKQFDQANQHYHGELITAFRDENTERVRQLMTEHMRDAEHHMTALEMEMASQLLVTEQR